Proteins encoded by one window of Lutibacter sp. A64:
- a CDS encoding MoaF-related domain-containing protein: protein MKIKLVILLCLILVTGAVSFAQNQIFEDNNFQFGQPQHLLDGYSLNFQYQNGTGLHMEFNNGKAQYQWVAGPNKGKGNKEIPYRSSKIGHNLYLVNWHEEGLKDYLTIVFDFNNMIMHSSIIVGYQNNPERTLKTVFLRGVIDHLKSVN, encoded by the coding sequence ATGAAAATAAAATTAGTTATACTACTGTGTTTAATACTAGTAACAGGAGCAGTTAGTTTTGCACAAAATCAAATTTTTGAAGATAATAATTTTCAATTTGGACAACCTCAACACTTACTAGATGGCTACTCATTAAATTTTCAATATCAAAATGGTACTGGGTTGCATATGGAATTTAATAATGGCAAAGCACAATACCAATGGGTTGCAGGACCGAATAAAGGAAAAGGAAATAAAGAAATTCCTTATCGTTCAAGTAAAATAGGTCACAATCTTTATTTAGTTAATTGGCACGAAGAAGGTTTAAAAGATTACTTAACAATTGTTTTTGATTTTAATAATATGATAATGCATAGCTCTATAATTGTCGGCTACCAAAATAATCCAGAAAGAACTTTAAAAACAGTGTTTTTAAGAGGTGTAATTGACCATTTAAAGAGTGTTAATTAA
- a CDS encoding O-methyltransferase has product MKSLAKSALRSIKPIDFKDVYLSITKKQGIDLVQLVKENNFKNIVEFGTSFGISTLFLAQGVLETKGKIITTELLESKAKIAIENFKTAEVNKLIEVRIGDAMETLKGYNKPIDLLFLDGWKDLYLSLFLMLESNFNSNTIIYVDNANMEESQLFLKKISKNTDYFFTSKYKGKVVLIKKIH; this is encoded by the coding sequence ATGAAAAGTTTAGCAAAAAGTGCTTTAAGATCTATTAAACCAATTGATTTTAAAGATGTTTATCTTTCAATTACAAAAAAACAAGGGATAGATTTGGTACAACTTGTTAAAGAAAATAATTTTAAAAATATAGTTGAGTTTGGAACTTCATTTGGAATATCTACACTTTTTTTAGCGCAAGGTGTACTAGAAACAAAAGGGAAAATAATTACTACAGAATTATTGGAATCTAAAGCAAAAATAGCCATAGAAAACTTTAAAACTGCAGAAGTAAATAAGTTGATTGAAGTTAGAATTGGTGATGCTATGGAAACTTTAAAAGGTTATAATAAACCTATAGATTTATTGTTTTTAGATGGTTGGAAAGACTTGTATTTATCATTATTTTTAATGCTAGAATCTAATTTTAATAGCAATACTATTATTTATGTAGATAATGCAAATATGGAAGAATCACAACTTTTTTTAAAAAAGATAAGCAAAAATACTGATTATTTTTTTACTTCAAAATATAAAGGTAAAGTGGTTTTAATTAAGAAAATACATTAA
- a CDS encoding alkyl/aryl-sulfatase — protein sequence MAVIILQGCENTSEKNITQEQKLEQEHPNITKLKGQSTEFTPEIIKLNENVYVAVGYDGSNTSMVIGEDGVVIIDALRALGAAEIVANKFREITSKPVKAVIYTHGHDDHTGGTSAFIGDSKNVKIIARAGFKEELQGKSPVEPILKKRNGRQFGRDLPAKDIINRGVAPGSTSKDRVGKGYIEPNITLNDSLFVNLAGIDFQLFAANGETNDELFVWIPSEESLFTGDNYYKSFPNLYAIRGSQYRDVKSWGESIQKMSTFPVEHIIPGHTRPVSGKTIAYKNLKNYSTAILSVYQQTIDALNKGYTLQQTVESVKLADSLRNQPNLQEFYGSVSWGVRSIFLHYVGWFDGNPTNLYPLSSAKEAKHIVELAGGKEKVLEHLNNTVKNGDYQWGLQLADYLLQTDYKITKITEIKIQLLRSIAAQQINAPARNYYLSYAYELEKNNVK from the coding sequence ATGGCAGTTATCATTTTGCAAGGATGTGAAAATACATCAGAAAAAAATATTACTCAAGAACAAAAATTAGAGCAAGAGCATCCAAATATTACTAAATTAAAAGGTCAAAGTACTGAATTTACTCCAGAAATTATCAAATTAAACGAAAATGTATATGTTGCCGTTGGTTATGATGGTTCAAATACATCAATGGTTATTGGTGAAGACGGAGTTGTAATTATTGATGCGCTTCGTGCACTAGGTGCTGCAGAAATTGTAGCAAATAAATTTAGAGAAATAACTAGTAAACCTGTTAAGGCAGTAATTTATACACACGGACATGACGATCATACCGGTGGAACTTCTGCTTTTATAGGTGATAGTAAAAATGTAAAAATTATTGCGAGAGCTGGATTTAAAGAGGAATTACAAGGTAAATCTCCTGTAGAACCTATTTTAAAAAAACGTAATGGACGACAGTTTGGACGCGATTTACCTGCTAAAGATATTATTAATAGAGGTGTTGCTCCTGGAAGTACGTCAAAAGATAGAGTTGGCAAGGGATATATTGAGCCAAATATTACACTTAATGACTCTTTGTTTGTTAATTTAGCAGGTATAGATTTTCAACTTTTTGCAGCTAATGGAGAAACAAATGATGAACTTTTTGTTTGGATACCAAGCGAAGAATCTTTGTTTACAGGAGATAATTATTACAAATCATTTCCTAACCTTTATGCAATTAGAGGTTCTCAATATAGAGATGTTAAATCTTGGGGAGAATCAATTCAAAAAATGAGCACTTTTCCAGTAGAACATATTATACCAGGGCATACACGCCCAGTATCTGGAAAAACAATTGCTTATAAAAATCTTAAAAATTATTCAACAGCTATTTTAAGTGTTTACCAACAAACAATAGATGCTTTAAATAAAGGTTATACACTTCAGCAAACGGTAGAAAGCGTTAAATTGGCAGATTCTCTAAGAAATCAACCTAATTTACAAGAGTTTTATGGTTCAGTTTCCTGGGGAGTTCGTTCTATATTTCTTCATTATGTAGGTTGGTTTGATGGAAACCCAACAAACCTTTATCCGTTATCTTCAGCAAAAGAAGCAAAGCATATAGTTGAACTTGCAGGTGGTAAAGAAAAAGTTTTAGAGCATTTAAATAATACGGTTAAAAATGGTGATTACCAATGGGGTTTACAATTAGCAGATTATCTACTTCAAACAGATTATAAAATAACAAAAATCACAGAAATTAAAATTCAATTGTTAAGAAGTATAGCTGCACAACAAATAAATGCGCCTGCTAGAAATTATTACCTTTCTTATGCATACGAATTGGAAAAAAATAATGTAAAGTAG
- a CDS encoding SIP domain-containing protein, with product MSLLENILKKVVLDKAIIEKKEQISALVYKIRLKSESIKTAEFTPGYFLRLGIGIGNDTISFKDKVRSYSVWNINKTEGYLDIAIATESKGIGAQWVTNCKEGDSVYFKWKKGNFLVDETATSYLMIGDLSALSHLYILNRNLSKNKQIESLIYSEKATNLFKDIDNSTPFNFYSLEQNTTTEILNLVKDIIPKMKGNKKVYIAGDSRVCIALNQYFKKELNWSTKQIKTKPFWNPNKKGLE from the coding sequence ATGAGTTTACTTGAAAATATATTAAAAAAGGTTGTTTTAGATAAAGCAATCATAGAAAAAAAAGAACAAATTTCAGCATTAGTTTATAAAATTCGGCTTAAAAGCGAAAGTATAAAAACTGCAGAATTTACACCTGGTTATTTTTTAAGGTTAGGTATTGGAATTGGTAATGACACTATTTCTTTTAAAGATAAAGTTAGAAGTTATAGTGTTTGGAATATTAATAAAACAGAAGGGTACTTAGATATAGCTATTGCAACAGAAAGTAAAGGGATTGGGGCGCAATGGGTTACAAACTGTAAAGAAGGAGATAGTGTGTATTTTAAATGGAAAAAAGGAAATTTTTTAGTAGATGAAACCGCAACAAGTTATTTAATGATTGGAGATTTATCTGCCTTATCTCATTTATATATTTTAAATAGAAATTTATCAAAAAATAAACAAATAGAAAGCTTAATTTATAGTGAAAAAGCTACTAATCTATTTAAAGATATAGATAACTCTACACCATTTAACTTCTATAGCTTAGAACAGAATACTACTACCGAAATATTGAATTTAGTTAAAGATATTATACCTAAAATGAAGGGAAATAAAAAGGTTTATATTGCTGGCGATAGTAGAGTTTGTATTGCGCTAAATCAATACTTTAAAAAAGAATTAAATTGGAGTACCAAACAAATTAAAACCAAGCCATTTTGGAATCCAAATAAAAAAGGATTAGAATAA
- the egtB gene encoding ergothioneine biosynthesis protein EgtB, which translates to MNINQKYKQIRQETTEFCSHLHIEDYAIQVVKFASPPKWHLAHTTWFFETFILKNYIENYTEFNSNFNFLFNSYYNNAGDRILQANRGNMSRPTTDEIFEYRAYVDTKIQEFLQNVSDKKIIDLVTLGLNHEQQHQELLITDVKYMFGHNPIFPMFNNKFNLVKDKNKSFENIKIKEGVYEIGHKGNDFCYDNELGVHKVYVADFEINNYLVTNGDFIDFIESGAYADFNLWLDEGWTWVNINNINSPMYWHKIKGEWHYYTLAGLQKVDKKAILSHINYYEANAFAEWKGMRLPTEFEWEIASKQLNWGKRWEWTNSAYLPYPNFKKENGAVGEYNGKFMSNKIVLKGASVATSKKHSRSTYRNFFGPTERWQYTGIRLAK; encoded by the coding sequence ATGAATATAAATCAAAAATACAAACAAATACGGCAAGAAACGACTGAGTTTTGTAGTCATTTACATATTGAAGACTATGCCATACAGGTTGTTAAATTTGCTAGTCCACCAAAATGGCATTTGGCGCATACCACTTGGTTTTTTGAAACTTTTATTTTGAAAAATTATATAGAAAATTATACCGAATTTAATTCTAATTTTAACTTTCTTTTTAATAGTTATTATAACAATGCTGGTGATAGAATTTTACAAGCTAACAGAGGTAATATGTCTAGACCAACTACTGATGAAATTTTTGAATATAGAGCATATGTAGATACTAAAATACAAGAATTTTTACAAAATGTTTCTGATAAAAAAATTATTGATTTAGTAACTCTTGGTCTAAATCACGAGCAGCAACATCAAGAATTATTAATTACTGATGTAAAATATATGTTTGGACACAATCCTATTTTTCCTATGTTTAATAATAAATTTAATTTGGTAAAAGATAAAAATAAATCTTTCGAAAACATAAAAATAAAAGAGGGAGTTTATGAAATTGGACATAAAGGAAACGACTTTTGTTATGATAATGAATTGGGAGTTCACAAAGTTTATGTAGCAGATTTTGAAATAAATAATTACTTAGTTACCAATGGAGATTTTATAGATTTTATAGAATCTGGTGCTTATGCCGATTTTAATCTTTGGTTAGATGAGGGGTGGACTTGGGTAAATATTAACAACATAAATTCACCAATGTATTGGCATAAAATTAAAGGAGAATGGCATTATTATACTCTTGCAGGATTGCAAAAAGTAGATAAAAAAGCAATTTTAAGTCATATTAATTATTATGAAGCGAATGCTTTTGCCGAATGGAAAGGTATGCGATTACCTACTGAGTTTGAATGGGAAATTGCTTCTAAACAGTTAAATTGGGGAAAACGTTGGGAATGGACAAACAGTGCTTATTTACCATACCCAAATTTTAAAAAAGAAAATGGAGCGGTTGGAGAATACAATGGTAAATTTATGAGTAATAAAATTGTGTTAAAAGGAGCTTCAGTAGCAACTTCAAAAAAACATAGTAGGTCTACATATCGTAACTTTTTTGGACCAACAGAAAGATGGCAATATACAGGAATACGATTAGCTAAATAA
- a CDS encoding L-histidine N(alpha)-methyltransferase, translating into MTEIFKKEIKEGLEASPKTLPSKYFYDKTGDALFVEIMNLPEYYLTRSELDIFKNKTQQLIDSFNLKTDTYFELIELGAGDGLKTKELLKELDAQNFKFDFFPIDISKNALDLLEKDLKKEIPNLSVKTQQGDYFEILHSLKKSKNPKIVLFLGSNIGNMTDVQASKFIYNLSENLQEDDKLLLGVDLIKPKEIVLPAYNDSKGITAKFNLNLLHRINRELRGNFNLNNFKHLPEYTDKEGIAKSFIISTTNQTVEIKAINKSFNFSEGEKIHTEISRKYNNIIIQEIISNTNFIIDTKIMDSKKYFADYIFTRTSKFKH; encoded by the coding sequence ATGACTGAAATTTTTAAGAAAGAAATAAAAGAAGGTTTAGAAGCAAGTCCTAAAACGCTTCCATCTAAATACTTTTATGATAAAACGGGAGATGCACTATTTGTAGAAATAATGAATTTACCAGAATATTATTTAACACGAAGTGAGTTAGATATATTTAAAAATAAAACGCAACAATTAATAGATTCTTTTAACTTAAAAACAGATACATATTTTGAATTAATAGAACTTGGTGCAGGTGATGGATTAAAAACTAAAGAGCTACTAAAAGAACTAGATGCACAGAATTTTAAATTCGATTTTTTTCCTATTGATATTTCTAAAAACGCGTTAGATCTTCTAGAAAAAGATTTAAAAAAAGAGATTCCAAATTTATCTGTAAAAACCCAACAAGGTGATTATTTTGAAATTTTACATTCTTTAAAAAAGAGTAAAAACCCAAAAATAGTTCTTTTTTTAGGTTCTAATATTGGAAATATGACAGATGTACAGGCTTCAAAATTTATTTACAATCTTAGTGAAAATTTACAAGAAGATGATAAATTGTTGTTAGGAGTTGATTTAATAAAACCTAAAGAAATTGTATTACCTGCATATAATGATAGCAAAGGAATTACAGCAAAATTTAATCTTAATTTATTGCATAGAATTAATCGAGAATTAAGAGGTAATTTTAATTTAAATAACTTTAAACACTTACCTGAATATACTGATAAAGAAGGAATTGCAAAAAGTTTTATAATTAGTACAACAAATCAAACAGTAGAAATAAAAGCAATAAATAAATCTTTTAATTTTAGTGAAGGAGAAAAAATTCATACTGAAATTTCAAGAAAATATAACAATATTATTATTCAAGAAATTATTTCAAATACCAACTTTATAATTGATACTAAAATAATGGATAGTAAAAAATACTTTGCAGATTATATTTTTACACGAACATCAAAATTTAAACACTAA
- a CDS encoding SDR family oxidoreductase: MKIAVTSTSGKLGASIVRHLIDEIGKEQVIGIARTPEKATYLGVEIIKGDYNNKQDFDVALKGVDAVLLVSGMDEPQKRIIQHRNVIEAAKNNGVKKIVYTSIIGAEENNAFSPIVQTNRQTEKDIRNSGLKWVIGRNGIYIEPDLEYLDTYIKEGEIRNCASDGKCTYTSREELGYAYAKMLLEDKHNGNTYNLVGEGISQTELAESINKVYTTNLVYNSVSVKDYAIERKSDLGEFMGTIIAGIYEGIKNGANDVPSDFEKAAGRSHKSALEMVKTFKSMNTLF, encoded by the coding sequence ATGAAAATAGCAGTAACATCAACCAGTGGAAAATTAGGAGCTTCAATTGTAAGACACTTAATTGATGAAATAGGAAAAGAGCAAGTTATAGGTATTGCCCGCACACCTGAAAAAGCAACATATTTAGGAGTAGAAATTATAAAAGGAGATTATAATAATAAACAAGATTTTGATGTAGCCTTAAAGGGTGTTGATGCAGTTCTTTTGGTTTCTGGAATGGATGAACCACAAAAGAGAATTATACAACATAGAAATGTAATTGAAGCAGCGAAAAATAATGGTGTTAAAAAAATAGTATACACTAGCATAATTGGAGCAGAAGAAAATAATGCTTTTAGTCCAATTGTACAAACCAATAGGCAAACTGAAAAAGACATTAGAAATTCCGGTTTAAAATGGGTTATTGGTAGAAATGGAATTTACATTGAACCAGATTTAGAATATTTAGATACCTATATAAAAGAAGGTGAAATTAGAAATTGTGCTTCTGACGGAAAATGTACATACACAAGCAGAGAAGAACTTGGTTATGCTTATGCAAAGATGCTTTTAGAAGATAAACATAATGGGAATACTTATAATTTAGTTGGAGAAGGAATAAGTCAAACTGAGTTAGCAGAAAGCATTAATAAAGTTTATACTACTAATTTAGTTTATAATTCGGTTTCAGTTAAAGATTATGCAATAGAAAGAAAGTCAGATTTAGGAGAATTTATGGGAACTATTATTGCTGGAATTTATGAAGGAATAAAAAATGGAGCAAATGATGTTCCTTCCGATTTTGAAAAAGCAGCTGGAAGATCACATAAATCTGCTTTAGAAATGGTAAAAACATTTAAAAGTATGAATACACTTTTTTAA
- a CDS encoding NYN domain-containing protein translates to MIKDTKLAVLIDGDNIPSKYIKEMMQEITKYGTPTVKRIYGDWTKPQLAKWKVILLENAITPIQQYGYTTGKNATDSAMIIDAMDILYSEKVDGFCLVSSDSDFTKLATRLREEGLVVYGIGEKKTPDPFIVACDKFIYLEILDTSEDETENGKTTQKKASIDKITPKIIRLLRNSVDDTADDDGWAFMGDVGSLIIKKQPNFDARNFGFEKLTPLFKSLPQFEIEQREKTSGRFKLIYVRNKKRN, encoded by the coding sequence ATGATAAAAGACACAAAACTAGCCGTACTAATTGATGGTGATAATATTCCTTCAAAATATATTAAAGAAATGATGCAGGAAATTACCAAATATGGTACACCCACCGTAAAACGTATTTATGGCGATTGGACCAAACCTCAACTTGCTAAATGGAAAGTTATTTTATTAGAAAATGCAATAACTCCAATTCAACAATATGGCTATACTACAGGTAAAAATGCTACAGATTCTGCAATGATTATTGATGCAATGGATATTTTATATTCAGAAAAAGTAGATGGTTTTTGCTTGGTTTCTTCAGATAGCGATTTTACTAAATTAGCGACCAGATTAAGAGAAGAAGGCCTTGTTGTTTATGGTATTGGCGAAAAGAAAACACCAGATCCGTTTATTGTTGCTTGTGATAAATTTATTTATTTAGAAATATTAGATACAAGTGAAGACGAAACCGAAAACGGTAAAACAACACAGAAAAAAGCGAGTATCGATAAAATTACACCAAAAATAATTAGGCTTTTAAGAAACTCTGTAGATGACACAGCTGATGATGATGGTTGGGCTTTTATGGGTGATGTTGGTTCACTTATTATAAAAAAACAACCCAATTTTGATGCGCGTAATTTTGGTTTTGAAAAGCTAACGCCTTTGTTTAAATCTTTACCTCAATTTGAAATTGAACAGCGTGAAAAAACTAGCGGACGTTTTAAACTTATTTATGTTAGAAATAAAAAGAGAAATTAG
- a CDS encoding glutaminase produces the protein MDYNNIIFKIYNNLDKLKKEGEVASYIPELAKVDPNKFGVHITTTDNQHFSIGDSNEKFSIQSIAKVLALTIAYDKIGEKIWKRLGVEPSGTAFNSLVQLELDKGIPRNPLINAGAIVICDILISHFKDPKIEFLNFIRALSGNPLIDFCSRIVESEKQTGYKNVALVNLMKSFNNIKNDIDVVMDFYYNLCSIEMTCKELSRTFLFLTTDGIDPITNKKIISESKSKRINAIMQLCGFYDEAGEFAFKVGLPGKSGVGGGIVAIHPNQYSIAVWSPRLNKKGNSKKGMKFLEQFTTKTQLSIF, from the coding sequence ATGGATTATAATAACATTATATTCAAAATATATAATAATTTAGATAAGTTAAAAAAGGAAGGAGAAGTAGCTTCTTATATTCCTGAACTTGCCAAAGTAGATCCTAATAAATTTGGTGTACATATTACCACTACAGACAATCAACATTTTAGTATTGGAGATTCGAATGAAAAATTTTCTATACAAAGTATTGCAAAAGTATTGGCCTTAACAATAGCTTATGATAAAATAGGTGAAAAGATTTGGAAGCGTTTAGGAGTTGAGCCTTCGGGAACTGCATTTAACTCTTTAGTGCAGTTAGAGTTGGATAAAGGCATACCTCGAAATCCATTAATAAATGCTGGAGCAATAGTAATTTGCGATATTTTAATCAGTCATTTTAAAGACCCAAAAATAGAATTTTTAAATTTTATAAGAGCACTATCAGGAAATCCATTAATAGATTTTTGTTCTAGAATTGTTGAGTCTGAAAAGCAAACAGGTTATAAAAATGTTGCACTTGTAAACTTAATGAAATCTTTTAACAATATTAAAAATGATATTGATGTAGTTATGGATTTTTATTATAATTTATGCTCTATTGAAATGACTTGTAAAGAGCTTTCGCGCACATTTTTATTTTTAACTACAGATGGTATAGATCCAATTACAAATAAAAAAATAATTTCAGAAAGTAAGTCTAAACGTATAAATGCTATTATGCAATTGTGTGGTTTTTACGATGAAGCTGGTGAGTTTGCTTTTAAAGTAGGTTTACCAGGTAAAAGTGGTGTTGGAGGTGGAATTGTTGCCATTCATCCAAATCAATATAGTATTGCGGTTTGGAGTCCTAGGTTAAATAAAAAAGGAAATTCTAAAAAAGGAATGAAATTTTTAGAACAATTTACAACTAAAACACAATTATCTATTTTTTAA
- a CDS encoding LysR substrate-binding domain-containing protein — protein MKTKLHIFKVVANHLSFTKASEQLFLSQPAVSKTIRNLEETYKITLFLRKRNSIELTSEGKAFLIYVNKILEIYAAMKHQFLHQNKTFPNIINFGVSTTVANYIIPKVIAKFRTQFPKIKFEITSGNSDDVEDLILNQKLNFGIIEGKNTNRKLQFKEFIKDEIVLVTNVKNNAFKKDVISLKELQEIPIILREMGSGTKEIIFEYLNKHQIKKLNTVVTLNSTEAIKNYLFNSDNYAFMSIHAISEELINNKLKIIDVKDLNIERWFYFVSRTGYQSNLMDYFEKYTLNIYNF, from the coding sequence ATGAAAACCAAGTTGCATATTTTTAAAGTTGTTGCCAATCATTTAAGTTTTACAAAAGCTTCGGAACAGTTATTTTTATCGCAACCTGCAGTTTCTAAAACAATACGAAATTTAGAAGAAACCTATAAAATTACCTTATTTTTAAGAAAAAGAAACTCCATAGAATTAACTAGTGAAGGAAAAGCATTTTTAATTTATGTGAATAAAATTTTAGAGATTTATGCAGCTATGAAACATCAGTTTTTGCATCAAAATAAAACCTTTCCAAACATAATAAATTTTGGTGTAAGTACAACAGTAGCAAACTATATTATTCCAAAGGTAATTGCAAAATTTAGAACGCAATTTCCAAAAATTAAATTTGAAATTACCAGTGGAAATTCTGATGATGTTGAAGACCTAATTTTAAATCAAAAATTAAACTTTGGAATAATTGAAGGTAAAAACACCAACCGTAAACTGCAATTTAAAGAGTTTATTAAAGATGAAATTGTATTGGTTACAAATGTTAAAAATAATGCTTTTAAAAAAGATGTTATTAGTTTAAAAGAACTGCAAGAAATTCCTATTATTTTGCGCGAAATGGGTTCTGGAACAAAAGAAATTATTTTCGAATATTTGAACAAGCATCAAATTAAAAAACTGAATACCGTTGTAACCTTAAATAGTACCGAAGCTATTAAAAATTACCTTTTTAATTCGGATAATTATGCATTTATGTCAATTCATGCCATCTCAGAAGAGTTAATAAATAACAAGCTTAAAATTATAGATGTTAAAGATTTAAATATTGAACGATGGTTTTATTTTGTTTCTAGAACCGGGTATCAATCTAATTTAATGGATTATTTTGAAAAGTATACGTTAAATATCTATAACTTTTAG
- a CDS encoding YeiH family protein translates to MKVRLTKIIFLLTAIFILFGTINSPTALLLGFLFALIFKNPFISKSHKAIHHFLKIAVVGLGFGMLIKETLATSKQGFSLTFFSIILTVSLGLLLTKVFKLDKKLGHLITSGTSICGGSAIAAISPVIKANSKSISIALGIVFLLNSIALFVFPAIGHLLNLSQEQFGLWCAIAIHDTSSVVGAAMGYGEEALRIATTVKLSRTLWIIPLSIVSMFIFKTKGEKIKIPYFILLFILAIFINSYQLLPILITSEIVFFSKRLLVLTLFLVGSTISITDLKSTGLKPIVLALSLWIFISIFSLVYITY, encoded by the coding sequence ATGAAAGTTAGATTAACAAAAATTATTTTCTTATTAACAGCAATTTTTATTCTATTTGGAACAATTAATAGTCCTACAGCATTACTACTTGGATTTTTATTTGCGCTTATTTTTAAGAATCCTTTTATATCAAAGAGTCATAAAGCAATTCATCATTTTTTAAAAATTGCAGTTGTGGGTTTAGGTTTTGGAATGTTAATAAAAGAAACACTTGCAACCAGTAAACAAGGTTTTAGTCTAACTTTTTTTTCAATTATTTTAACGGTAAGTTTAGGTTTGTTACTTACTAAAGTATTTAAATTAGATAAAAAATTAGGACATTTAATTACCTCTGGAACTTCTATTTGTGGCGGAAGTGCTATTGCTGCAATTTCACCAGTAATAAAAGCAAATAGCAAATCTATTAGTATTGCTTTAGGAATTGTATTTTTATTAAATTCTATTGCGTTGTTTGTTTTTCCTGCAATTGGACACTTATTAAATCTATCTCAAGAGCAGTTTGGTTTATGGTGTGCCATTGCTATACACGATACCAGTTCGGTTGTTGGTGCAGCAATGGGTTATGGAGAAGAGGCTTTAAGAATTGCTACAACCGTAAAACTATCTAGAACATTATGGATTATACCCTTGTCTATTGTTTCAATGTTTATTTTTAAAACTAAAGGCGAAAAAATTAAAATTCCATATTTTATTTTGTTATTTATACTTGCTATTTTTATAAATAGTTACCAGTTACTTCCAATTTTAATAACAAGTGAAATTGTGTTTTTTTCTAAAAGATTATTGGTATTAACGTTGTTTCTTGTAGGTTCAACAATTTCAATAACAGACTTAAAATCCACAGGACTAAAACCAATAGTATTAGCCTTAAGCTTGTGGATCTTTATTTCAATATTTTCACTGGTTTATATCACCTATTAA
- a CDS encoding DoxX family protein gives MSIFNANSAVILVLLFFIITFFLSVIEKIADWKNTIAYYTNHFKNTILYKMIPVVMIQVLIFEIAAVILLCIGLYFLVLEDTIAIAKISLEVSAIILLQFLIGQRLAKDYAGAMNITVYFILTIIGIFLLT, from the coding sequence ATGTCTATTTTTAATGCTAATTCAGCTGTAATTTTAGTGTTGTTATTCTTTATAATAACCTTTTTTTTATCGGTTATTGAAAAAATAGCTGATTGGAAAAATACTATTGCTTATTATACCAATCATTTTAAAAATACCATACTTTATAAAATGATTCCTGTAGTAATGATTCAGGTTTTAATATTTGAAATTGCTGCAGTTATTTTATTGTGTATTGGACTTTATTTTTTAGTTTTAGAAGACACTATTGCTATTGCTAAAATTAGTTTGGAAGTTTCTGCTATTATATTGTTACAATTTTTAATAGGACAACGTTTGGCTAAAGATTATGCAGGCGCTATGAACATAACAGTGTACTTTATTTTAACTATTATTGGAATTTTTTTATTAACTTAA